In Choloepus didactylus isolate mChoDid1 chromosome 18, mChoDid1.pri, whole genome shotgun sequence, a single genomic region encodes these proteins:
- the LOC119514644 gene encoding olfactory receptor 3A2-like, whose translation MEPVAGTNRTAVTEFILLGLAETEKLQSVLFVLFLFAYMVTVGGNLSILAAILVEPKLHTPMYFFLGNLSALDAGCITVTVPSMLGRLLSHKRTIVHNACISQLFFFHLLAGADCFLLTAMAYDRFLAICQPLTYSTCMSQAVQWILVAMCWTSSLANTLTHTLALSTLQFCGPNEVNHFYCDLPQLFQLSCSSTELNELLLFGMSFLMAGIPLVFISTSYIHVAAAVLQMRSVESRKKAFSTCGSHLTVVFLFYGTGIFNYMRLGSEEASDKDKGVGVFNSVINPMLNPVIYSLRNPDVQGALWWVLLERQSLR comes from the coding sequence ATGGAGCCAGTAGCTGGGACCAACAGGACAGCAGTTACTGAGTTCATTCTTCTGGGACTAGCGGAAACAGAAAAGCTACAATCTGTGCTCTTTGTTCTCTTCCTCTTTGCCTACATGGTCACAGTTGGAGGAAACCTCAGCATCCTGGCTGCCATCTTGGTGGAGCCCAaactccacacccccatgtacttctttcttGGGAATCTATCAGCACTGGATGCTGGATGTATCACCGTCACTGTTCCTTCAATGTTGGGTCGACTCCTGTCCCACAAGCGTACAATTGTCCATAATGCCTGCATCTCCCAGCTCTtcttcttccatcttctggcaggGGCAGACTGCTTCCTGTTGACAGCCATGGCCTATGACCGATTCCTGGCCATCTGCCAGCCCCTCACCTACAGCACCTGCATGAGCCAGGCAGTCCAGTGGATTTTGGTGGCCATGTGCTGGACTAGTTCCCTTGCCAATACACTGACACACACTCTTGCCCTAAGCACCCTCCAATTCTGTGGTCCAAATGAGGTCAATCACTTCTACTGTGACCTTCCACAGCTCTTCCAGCTCTCATGCTCCAGCACTGAACTCAATGAGCTGCTGCTCTTTGGTATGAGTTTCCTAATGGCAGGTATCCCCTTGGTTTTCATTAGCACCTCCTACATCCACGTAGCAGCTGCAGTTCTACAAATGCGCTCAGTGGAGAGCAGGAAGAAGGCTTTCTCCACATGTGGCTcccacctcactgtggttttcctATTCTATGGAACAGGAATCTTCAACTACATGCGTCTGGGTTCAGAGGAGGCTTCAGACAAGGATAAAGGGGTTGGGGTTTTCAACAGTGTTATCAACCCCATGCTGAACCCAGTTATCTACAGCCTCAGGAACCCTGATGTGCAGGGTGCCCTGTGGTGGGTACTTTTGGAAAGGCAGTCATTGAGATAA